The proteins below are encoded in one region of Flavobacterium nackdongense:
- a CDS encoding peptidylprolyl isomerase, producing MKTKILVLLFLGMLNLQAQTTKKPATTKPATTTKKPTTTTKVNPTTPASGDAIFATITTNKGPIVLQLEYKKTPVTVANFIALAEGKNTFVTDAKLKGKPFYDGLKFHRVIKDFMIQGGDPSGNGSGGPGYAFKDEITDLKHNKGGILSMANSGPATNGSQFFITHKETPWLDGKHTVFGHVTQGMDIVNAIAQDDVILKVTITRKGTSANAFNAPKVFADYYNNKAEDAKKQAAIDAENKKKQAEIEAAAKKAYEEKYASVIAAKKAYLDAEKATATTTPSGLSYKITQKGTGVKPADGTTIYFNYAGYFEDGNLFDSSYSDVCKTYGKYDANRDAQNGYQAFPFEAGKKDGMIPGFLEGLSLLSFGEKAIIYLPSNLAYGERGAGGVIPPNATLIFEIEMIESKAEPK from the coding sequence ATGAAAACTAAAATTCTAGTATTATTATTCTTGGGAATGTTGAACCTTCAGGCACAAACGACCAAAAAACCCGCAACAACAAAGCCAGCAACTACAACCAAAAAACCAACTACAACTACAAAAGTAAATCCAACGACGCCAGCATCTGGTGATGCAATTTTTGCTACGATTACCACCAACAAAGGACCTATCGTTTTGCAATTGGAATACAAAAAAACTCCAGTAACTGTGGCCAACTTCATCGCTTTGGCCGAAGGAAAGAATACTTTTGTAACTGATGCTAAACTCAAAGGAAAACCTTTTTATGATGGTTTAAAATTTCACAGAGTGATTAAGGATTTTATGATTCAGGGAGGCGATCCCTCAGGAAACGGTTCCGGCGGCCCTGGTTATGCCTTTAAAGACGAAATTACCGATTTGAAACACAACAAAGGAGGCATCCTTTCGATGGCTAATTCTGGTCCAGCAACCAATGGAAGTCAATTCTTTATTACACACAAAGAAACGCCTTGGTTAGACGGAAAACACACCGTTTTTGGCCATGTAACTCAAGGAATGGATATTGTGAATGCCATAGCTCAGGATGATGTCATTTTGAAAGTGACTATCACTAGAAAAGGAACTTCTGCCAATGCTTTTAATGCACCTAAAGTTTTTGCAGATTATTACAACAACAAAGCGGAAGATGCCAAAAAACAAGCCGCAATTGATGCCGAAAACAAGAAAAAACAAGCCGAAATCGAAGCCGCAGCTAAGAAAGCGTATGAAGAAAAATATGCTAGTGTAATCGCTGCCAAAAAAGCGTATTTGGATGCTGAAAAAGCTACTGCTACCACTACCCCATCCGGATTATCGTATAAAATTACCCAAAAAGGAACCGGGGTAAAACCAGCAGACGGAACTACAATCTATTTTAATTATGCCGGTTATTTTGAAGACGGAAATCTTTTTGATAGCAGTTATTCTGATGTTTGCAAAACTTACGGAAAATATGACGCCAATCGAGATGCTCAAAACGGATACCAAGCTTTCCCTTTCGAAGCTGGCAAAAAAGACGGAATGATTCCGGGATTTCTAGAAGGATTGAGCTTATTGTCTTTTGGAGAAAAAGCCATCATTTACTTACCCTCGAATCTTGCTTATGGCGAAAGAGGTGCTGGCGGTGTAATTCCTCCAAACGCTACTTTAATTTTTGAAATAGAAATGATTGAAAGTAAAGCCGAGCCCAAATAA
- a CDS encoding alpha/beta hydrolase family protein — translation MKKIIVVFLISFVSLNTFGQDITGKWNGLLKVQGMQLRVVFNINKTETGYSATMDSPDQGAKGIPVTTTRFENSNLKIEMNAPKIEYEGVLGNDGVVSGNFKQSGMTFPMNLSRQEIEKEKIRRPQEPVKHYPYYTEDVSFENKKAGITLAGTLTLPQKEGVYPVVILISGSGPQNRDEELMGHKPFLVIADYLTQNGIAVLRYDDRGTAASKGNFKTATSLDFASDTEAAMAYLKTRKEINPKKIGLIGHSEGGLIAPMIASNNKDVAFIILLAGPGIPGDQLLLMQQNLIGKAAGMSDTELQKSEAINKKAFEIVKHSTSIEPLKIELTQLLSQNLKDNPNSAIPNGMSADDYVKLQVDQIAYPWMQYFIKYNPAPALEKVKCPVLALNGEKDLQVPPEANLEAIQKALEKGGNKNGSYKVLPNLNHLFQECETGAPSEYAQLEQTFAPKALAEIVDWTKKVIK, via the coding sequence ATGAAAAAAATAATAGTAGTTTTTCTTATAAGCTTTGTTTCCCTGAACACTTTCGGACAAGACATAACAGGAAAATGGAATGGCCTTTTGAAAGTGCAAGGAATGCAATTGAGAGTTGTGTTCAATATTAACAAAACCGAAACAGGTTATAGCGCCACAATGGATAGTCCTGACCAAGGAGCCAAAGGAATTCCGGTGACCACAACCCGTTTTGAAAACTCCAATTTGAAAATTGAAATGAATGCTCCCAAAATTGAATACGAAGGTGTTTTAGGCAATGATGGAGTGGTATCAGGGAATTTCAAACAAAGTGGCATGACTTTTCCGATGAATTTATCAAGGCAAGAAATCGAAAAGGAGAAAATTAGAAGACCACAAGAACCTGTAAAACATTATCCCTATTATACTGAAGATGTCAGTTTCGAAAATAAAAAAGCTGGAATTACACTGGCAGGAACACTGACTTTGCCACAAAAAGAAGGCGTCTATCCTGTGGTAATTTTGATTAGCGGAAGCGGACCACAAAACAGAGATGAAGAATTGATGGGACACAAACCGTTTCTAGTAATAGCAGATTATTTAACCCAAAATGGTATAGCCGTACTGCGTTATGATGATCGAGGAACCGCTGCATCGAAAGGCAATTTCAAAACAGCAACCAGTTTAGATTTTGCCTCCGATACTGAAGCTGCCATGGCGTATTTGAAAACGAGAAAAGAAATCAACCCCAAAAAAATAGGCCTAATAGGACATAGCGAAGGCGGTTTGATTGCTCCAATGATTGCCAGTAATAACAAAGATGTCGCCTTTATCATTTTGCTCGCTGGACCCGGAATACCAGGCGATCAATTGCTTTTGATGCAACAAAACCTAATAGGTAAAGCAGCTGGAATGAGTGATACAGAATTACAAAAAAGTGAAGCAATCAATAAAAAAGCTTTTGAAATTGTAAAACATTCGACAAGTATCGAACCGCTCAAAATCGAGCTAACTCAGTTACTTAGTCAGAATTTAAAAGACAATCCAAATAGTGCAATACCAAATGGAATGAGTGCTGATGACTATGTGAAACTTCAAGTCGATCAAATTGCTTATCCTTGGATGCAATATTTTATCAAATACAACCCTGCTCCTGCTCTAGAAAAAGTAAAATGTCCGGTATTGGCGCTGAATGGAGAAAAGGATTTACAAGTTCCGCCAGAAGCCAATTTGGAAGCTATTCAAAAAGCATTAGAAAAGGGTGGAAACAAAAATGGCAGTTACAAAGTGTTGCCCAACTTGAATCACTTGTTTCAGGAATGTGAAACTGGAGCTCCTAGTGAGTACGCCCAATTAGAACAAACTTTTGCTCCAAAAGCGCTAGCAGAAATTGTAGATTGGACCAAAAAAGTAATAAAATAA
- a CDS encoding inorganic phosphate transporter yields the protein MEFTLLIVIIILALIFDYINGFHDAANAIATVVATKVLSPFQAVLWAAFFNFLAYWVFGFGVADTVAKTAHTMDINLVVILAGVIAAICWNLLTWWLGIPSSSSHTLIGGFAGAALAHAIAMHGFGGYVTADGATQHWYDIVSWYKAGKDGGLPSGVLIVIAFIVLAPLVGAFASYMISIWLLNASTKKVLPKVFTIALMLGTILFVYEQMVPYEEIEKTRFDSHLWSVVFESHNIKWFLVAFIILSISTFALTFSSLSLHKADAVLKKMQLLSSAAFSLGHGGNDSQKVMGIIAAAVAVYINTSGQTQESMADWLNVVLPNDDLGVKGAMPAWIPLACYSAIAAGTLSGGWKIVKTMGSKITKVTSFEGVAAETAGALTLYFTEHLKIPVSTTHTITGSIIGVGLTKRVSAVRWGVTVSLLWAWVLTIPVSALLAAILYYILSIFLG from the coding sequence ATGGAATTTACGCTACTTATTGTCATTATCATTTTGGCTTTGATTTTTGATTACATCAATGGCTTTCATGATGCAGCCAATGCTATTGCTACTGTTGTTGCTACAAAAGTTCTTTCCCCTTTTCAAGCCGTTCTTTGGGCTGCTTTTTTTAACTTCTTAGCCTATTGGGTTTTTGGTTTTGGGGTGGCAGATACTGTTGCCAAAACGGCGCATACGATGGATATCAATCTGGTGGTGATACTCGCTGGAGTTATCGCTGCTATTTGTTGGAATTTATTGACTTGGTGGTTGGGAATTCCATCGAGTTCTTCCCATACTCTTATTGGTGGATTTGCGGGAGCAGCATTGGCACACGCTATAGCCATGCACGGTTTTGGGGGTTATGTTACCGCAGATGGTGCAACACAACATTGGTATGATATCGTGAGTTGGTACAAGGCAGGCAAGGATGGCGGATTGCCCTCAGGTGTTTTAATTGTCATCGCTTTTATTGTATTGGCGCCGCTTGTTGGGGCATTTGCTTCTTACATGATTTCGATTTGGCTATTGAATGCTTCTACAAAGAAAGTATTGCCAAAGGTGTTTACCATCGCGCTGATGTTGGGTACTATTTTATTTGTGTATGAACAAATGGTTCCTTATGAAGAAATAGAAAAAACCCGTTTTGACTCCCATTTATGGAGTGTCGTTTTTGAATCTCATAATATAAAATGGTTTTTAGTAGCCTTTATAATTTTATCCATTTCTACTTTCGCATTGACATTTAGTAGTTTGAGTTTGCACAAAGCGGATGCCGTACTGAAAAAGATGCAATTATTGTCCTCGGCTGCTTTTAGTTTAGGACACGGTGGAAATGATTCGCAAAAAGTAATGGGTATTATTGCCGCTGCGGTCGCAGTTTATATAAATACTTCTGGTCAAACTCAAGAAAGTATGGCAGATTGGTTAAACGTCGTTCTTCCTAATGATGATTTGGGTGTAAAAGGTGCGATGCCCGCTTGGATTCCTTTGGCTTGTTATTCGGCTATCGCTGCGGGAACTTTGAGTGGCGGATGGAAAATTGTAAAGACCATGGGGTCGAAAATTACCAAAGTAACCTCATTTGAAGGCGTGGCTGCTGAAACAGCTGGGGCGTTGACGCTTTATTTCACCGAGCATTTAAAAATTCCTGTGAGCACAACGCATACCATTACTGGTTCGATTATTGGAGTAGGATTGACCAAAAGAGTTTCGGCTGTTCGTTGGGGCGTTACTGTAAGCTTATTATGGGCTTGGGTATTGACCATTCCAGTTTCGGCTTTATTAGCAGCCATCTTGTATTATATTTTGAGTATTTTCTTGGGATAA
- a CDS encoding DUF47 domain-containing protein, protein MSINSIFQFLVPKDKKFFPLFEQASSNLVQLASILHEAVNLPLKERDELFLKIDELEQKGEDITRQTNLELSKNFITPFDREDIHSLIVSIDNVADNLHGAASRMRLYQVGKITKSIRKLTEINLEACQHIDTAVQELRDLKKMKSITNACAKINKLESKSDDVYNKAVADIFENETDAKNIIKYKEVLLVLETATDKCKGVASVLESITVKHS, encoded by the coding sequence ATGTCAATAAATAGTATTTTTCAGTTTTTGGTGCCAAAAGATAAAAAATTCTTCCCACTTTTTGAACAAGCATCCTCTAATTTAGTGCAGTTGGCTTCGATTTTGCACGAAGCGGTAAATCTTCCTCTAAAAGAGCGAGATGAACTTTTTTTGAAAATCGATGAATTGGAACAAAAAGGAGAGGATATAACGCGTCAAACTAATTTAGAATTGAGTAAAAATTTCATTACTCCTTTTGACCGAGAAGACATTCACTCGTTAATTGTATCCATCGATAATGTGGCCGATAACCTTCACGGTGCTGCAAGTAGAATGCGTTTGTACCAAGTAGGAAAAATTACCAAATCAATTCGAAAACTTACAGAAATCAATCTTGAAGCATGTCAGCATATCGATACTGCCGTTCAAGAATTGAGAGATTTGAAGAAGATGAAAAGCATTACCAATGCCTGCGCAAAAATTAATAAATTGGAGAGCAAATCCGATGATGTGTACAATAAAGCTGTCGCTGATATTTTCGAAAATGAAACAGATGCTAAAAATATCATCAAATACAAAGAAGTATTATTGGTATTGGAAACCGCAACCGATAAATGTAAAGGTGTGGCTAGCGTTTTAGAATCTATTACGGTAAAACATTCGTAA
- a CDS encoding homoserine kinase, whose product MNEIKLFCPATIANLSCGFDVLGLCLATAGDEMIIRKSDVKGVRITKIVGANLPLETEKNVSGVAALALLEEVETEFGFEIEIYKNIKAGSGIGSSAASSAGAVFGINELLGRPFTRKELVQFAMQGEKLASGNAHADNVAPCLLGGFTLVRSSDPLDIIKIDSPSELYATVVHPQIELKTSDARSVLKQTVSLKSAITQWGNVGGLVAGLYTQDYELIGRSLHDEIIEPIRSMLIPGFDLIKKAAYENGALGSGISGSGPSIFALSKGKENAEKIAKAMSKVYDEINLPYEIHVSKVNADGVSVI is encoded by the coding sequence ATGAATGAAATAAAACTATTTTGCCCTGCTACCATAGCCAACCTATCCTGCGGATTTGATGTGCTCGGATTGTGTTTAGCCACTGCAGGTGACGAAATGATAATTCGAAAATCAGACGTAAAAGGTGTTCGAATTACTAAAATTGTGGGTGCCAATTTACCCTTGGAAACCGAGAAAAATGTTTCGGGAGTGGCGGCATTGGCACTACTGGAAGAAGTAGAAACAGAATTTGGTTTTGAAATCGAAATCTACAAAAACATCAAAGCGGGAAGCGGAATCGGAAGCAGTGCGGCTAGTTCAGCAGGAGCTGTTTTTGGAATCAACGAATTGCTGGGTCGTCCTTTTACCCGAAAAGAATTGGTGCAATTTGCAATGCAAGGCGAAAAATTAGCGAGCGGGAATGCCCACGCCGATAATGTTGCCCCTTGCCTATTGGGCGGTTTTACTTTGGTACGAAGTTCGGATCCTTTGGATATTATCAAAATTGACAGCCCATCCGAATTGTATGCGACTGTCGTTCATCCACAAATTGAGTTGAAAACTTCGGATGCACGATCGGTATTGAAACAAACCGTTTCGCTGAAAAGTGCCATCACCCAATGGGGAAATGTAGGCGGATTAGTCGCCGGTTTGTATACTCAGGATTACGAATTGATTGGACGTTCCTTACACGACGAAATCATCGAACCCATTCGCAGTATGCTGATTCCTGGTTTTGATTTGATTAAGAAAGCCGCATACGAAAACGGAGCTTTGGGTTCAGGAATTTCAGGTTCAGGTCCTTCTATTTTTGCATTGAGCAAAGGAAAGGAAAACGCCGAAAAAATCGCGAAGGCGATGAGTAAAGTCTATGATGAAATCAATTTGCCCTATGAAATTCACGTTTCGAAAGTGAATGCAGATGGTGTGAGTGTAATATAA
- the hutH gene encoding histidine ammonia-lyase, translating to MDNTHYISTEVLSLETLQEIISHQKLLALSEEATVNIQKCRAYLDAKMVSQSKPIYGINTGFGSLCNVKIANDNLSKLQENLVKSHACGTGEEVPAEIVKLMLLLKIQSLSYGHSGIQLQTVERLVDFYNHDILPIVYNQGSLGASGDLAPLAHLSLPLLGEGEVFFENKKVHSSEVLIHFGWKPIVLQSKEGLALLNGTQFMSAYGVHILMKAVKFSYLADLIGTISLEGFDGRIEPFHELIHAIRPHKGQIVTAQRVIQLLNGSEIIKQEKKHVQDPYSFRCIPQVHGASKDAIDYVKNVFKTEINSVTDNPNIFIDTDEIISGGNFHGQPLALALDFIAIALAELGSISERRTFQLISGLRNLPAFLVDNPGLNSGLMIPQYTAASIVSQNKQLATPASVDSMVSSNGQEDHVSMGANAATKALQVMENVERILAIELLNASQAIEFRRPLKSSEWIEQFLKNYRQEVSFVQEDRILHYDIEKTVQFLGKFQLESNC from the coding sequence ATGGATAATACACATTATATAAGTACCGAAGTACTTTCCTTGGAGACACTGCAAGAAATTATTTCGCATCAGAAACTATTGGCACTATCTGAGGAAGCTACGGTCAACATTCAAAAATGTAGAGCCTATCTCGATGCCAAAATGGTTTCGCAATCCAAGCCTATTTATGGTATCAATACGGGTTTTGGTTCGCTTTGTAATGTGAAAATTGCTAATGACAACCTTTCTAAACTTCAAGAAAACTTGGTAAAATCTCATGCGTGTGGTACTGGTGAGGAAGTTCCTGCTGAAATTGTCAAATTGATGCTGTTGCTTAAAATTCAGTCCTTGAGTTATGGCCATTCCGGTATTCAGTTGCAAACGGTCGAGCGATTGGTCGATTTTTATAACCACGACATTTTACCCATTGTCTACAACCAAGGTTCGCTGGGTGCCTCGGGCGATTTGGCTCCTCTGGCTCATTTATCCTTGCCGTTATTGGGTGAAGGTGAAGTTTTTTTTGAAAATAAAAAAGTCCATTCAAGCGAAGTTTTAATACATTTTGGATGGAAACCTATCGTATTGCAATCCAAAGAAGGTTTGGCATTATTGAACGGAACCCAATTTATGAGTGCTTATGGCGTGCATATTTTGATGAAAGCGGTTAAGTTTTCGTATTTGGCGGATTTGATTGGAACCATTTCTTTAGAGGGATTTGATGGAAGAATTGAGCCTTTTCACGAATTAATTCACGCGATTCGGCCGCACAAAGGTCAAATTGTAACTGCACAACGGGTGATTCAATTGTTGAACGGGAGCGAAATTATCAAACAGGAGAAGAAACACGTGCAAGATCCGTATTCATTTCGATGCATTCCGCAAGTTCACGGAGCTTCAAAGGATGCGATTGATTATGTAAAAAATGTATTCAAGACCGAAATCAATTCGGTTACCGATAATCCTAATATATTTATAGATACTGACGAAATTATTTCGGGAGGAAATTTTCACGGACAACCTTTGGCTTTAGCTTTGGACTTTATCGCTATTGCTTTGGCCGAATTGGGAAGCATATCTGAGCGAAGAACTTTTCAGTTGATATCGGGTTTGCGCAATCTTCCCGCATTTTTGGTGGACAATCCTGGGTTAAATTCCGGTTTGATGATTCCACAGTACACAGCGGCGAGCATTGTTAGTCAGAACAAACAATTGGCAACCCCAGCTAGCGTTGATAGTATGGTTTCGAGTAATGGTCAGGAAGATCACGTAAGTATGGGTGCGAATGCGGCAACCAAGGCTTTGCAGGTTATGGAAAATGTAGAACGAATTCTCGCAATCGAATTGTTGAATGCTTCGCAAGCTATTGAATTCAGGCGTCCTTTGAAATCAAGCGAATGGATTGAGCAGTTTTTAAAAAACTATCGTCAGGAAGTTTCATTTGTGCAGGAAGACCGAATTTTACATTATGATATCGAGAAAACGGTTCAGTTTTTAGGAAAATTTCAGTTAGAATCCAATTGTTAA
- the thrC gene encoding threonine synthase, which yields MKYYSLNHNAPKVSFEEAVIQGLATDKGLYFPESITPLSKEFFENIENLSNEEIAFEAIQQFVGDEIPAETLKQIIAETLCFEFPTEKVEEGIYALELYHGPTMAFKDVGARFMSRCLGYFNKDKKDNKNTVLVATSGDTGGAVASGFLGVQGVEVVILYPSGKVSDIQERQLTTLGQNIKALEVDGVFDDCQDMVKKAFLDESLAHHNLTSANSINIARWLPQMFYFFFAYKQLKSQNKPLVFSCPSGNFGNICAGIIAKKLGLPIEHFVASTNVNDTVPRFMENGNYDPKPSKATISNAMDVGNPSNFIRIQEMYNNDLELFKKDFSSFSYTDAETLEAMQSIYKTDGYIAEPHGAVGYLGLKKELKNHPNAIGIFLETAHPIKFLDVVEPALNIQLPIPTQIESVLNKEKVSVKIKTYEELKAFLETV from the coding sequence ATGAAATACTACAGTTTAAATCATAATGCCCCGAAAGTTTCTTTCGAAGAAGCCGTAATTCAAGGATTAGCCACCGATAAAGGATTGTATTTTCCAGAATCAATCACTCCTTTAAGCAAAGAATTTTTCGAAAATATAGAGAACTTAAGCAACGAGGAAATTGCTTTTGAAGCCATTCAACAATTTGTAGGCGACGAAATTCCTGCCGAAACCTTGAAACAAATCATCGCCGAAACCCTTTGTTTCGAATTTCCAACTGAGAAAGTAGAAGAAGGAATTTATGCTTTGGAATTGTATCACGGACCAACAATGGCCTTTAAGGACGTAGGTGCTCGTTTTATGTCCCGCTGTTTGGGTTATTTCAACAAAGACAAAAAAGACAATAAAAATACCGTATTAGTGGCTACTTCTGGAGATACCGGAGGAGCGGTTGCGAGTGGCTTTCTAGGAGTTCAAGGGGTTGAAGTGGTGATTCTTTATCCTTCCGGAAAAGTGAGCGACATCCAGGAAAGACAATTAACCACCTTGGGACAAAATATCAAAGCATTGGAAGTCGATGGTGTTTTTGACGATTGTCAAGATATGGTCAAAAAAGCATTTTTGGACGAAAGTCTGGCACACCACAACTTAACTTCGGCCAACTCGATTAATATTGCTCGATGGTTGCCACAAATGTTTTACTTTTTCTTTGCTTACAAGCAATTGAAATCGCAAAACAAACCTTTGGTGTTTTCTTGTCCAAGTGGCAATTTCGGGAATATTTGTGCTGGAATTATTGCCAAAAAATTAGGTTTGCCCATCGAACATTTCGTGGCTTCGACCAATGTAAATGATACGGTTCCGAGATTTATGGAAAACGGAAATTACGATCCAAAACCTTCCAAAGCGACGATTTCGAATGCGATGGACGTAGGAAATCCAAGTAACTTTATCCGAATCCAAGAAATGTACAACAACGATTTGGAGCTTTTCAAAAAAGATTTTTCTTCCTTTTCATATACCGATGCCGAAACTTTAGAAGCGATGCAATCCATCTACAAAACCGATGGTTATATTGCAGAACCTCACGGCGCTGTGGGCTATTTAGGTTTGAAAAAAGAACTGAAAAACCATCCAAACGCGATTGGAATTTTCTTAGAAACTGCGCACCCCATCAAGTTTTTGGATGTGGTAGAACCTGCTTTGAACATTCAATTACCAATTCCAACTCAAATAGAAAGCGTGTTGAATAAAGAAAAAGTAAGCGTAAAAATCAAAACTTACGAGGAATTGAAGGCGTTTTTGGAAACCGTTTAA
- the thrA gene encoding bifunctional aspartate kinase/homoserine dehydrogenase I → MRVLKFGGTSVANAQNIKLVLDIVIKKAAQEKVIVVVSAFTKVTDLLVLASQKAAANDESYKEIVAEIEKKHLDAIKELIPVSEQSGLLSHIKRIINHLETLLDGCFLLGELSPRTSDTILSFGELLSSYIIAEAFKQNHKNAGYKDSRELIKTNTNFGKAAVNFEITNELIADYYASNESQIVVMPGFIASTEEGIGTTLGRGGSDYTAAILAGALNASELEIWTDVNGMFTANPKIVKQAQPIATISYQEAMELSHFGAKVLYPPTIQPVFKKNIPIWIKNTFEPEAIGTFISNEDNSHTSPVKGISHIDNITLITLEGSGMVGVAGVSKRLFEVLSNENINIIFITQASSEHSICIGILNSDANNAEFSINKAFQQEISQNKIDPCIVEKDLCIIALVGENMKNHQGLSGRMFSTLGKNNVNIRAIAQGASERNISVVINERDVKKALNTLHENFFEENTKQLNLFVMGVGNVGEKFIEQINQQKKFLKENLKINLRVIAVSNSRKMYFDEDGMPLKDWQSLLSNGETSDKEAFISKVKSLNLRNSIFVDITANEAVSQTYNQYLKHNIAVVTCNKIACSSAYDNYKKLKNLSRQYNAPFLFETNVGAGLPIIDTLKHLIASGDKVNKIQAVLSGSLNFIFNNFDENNSFHDVVKEAGVQGFTEPDPKIDLSGVDVARKILILIRESGYQMEIEDIQNNSFLPAECMATTNNEDFFKSLVKHASHFENLLAEAKAKDSRLKFVATFENGKARVGLEFIPKESPFYNLEGKDNIVQFYTDRYIDQPLLIKGAGAGAAVTASGIFADVIRIGNI, encoded by the coding sequence ATGAGAGTATTAAAATTTGGCGGAACTTCAGTAGCCAATGCGCAAAACATAAAATTAGTCTTAGATATAGTAATCAAAAAAGCAGCCCAAGAAAAAGTTATTGTAGTCGTTTCTGCTTTTACCAAAGTTACCGATTTATTAGTTCTTGCTTCGCAAAAAGCAGCTGCAAATGACGAAAGTTACAAAGAAATTGTCGCCGAAATCGAGAAAAAACACTTGGACGCCATCAAAGAATTAATCCCAGTGAGCGAACAAAGCGGTTTGCTAAGCCACATCAAAAGAATCATCAATCATCTAGAAACCCTATTAGACGGATGTTTCCTTTTGGGCGAACTATCACCAAGAACTTCGGATACGATACTGAGTTTTGGCGAATTATTGTCTTCTTACATTATCGCCGAAGCCTTCAAGCAAAACCATAAAAATGCAGGATACAAAGACAGTCGCGAACTCATAAAAACCAATACTAACTTTGGTAAAGCAGCCGTAAACTTTGAAATTACCAATGAATTAATTGCCGATTATTACGCCTCAAATGAGTCTCAAATCGTCGTGATGCCCGGTTTTATTGCTTCTACAGAAGAAGGAATTGGAACAACTTTAGGTCGTGGTGGTTCTGATTATACAGCAGCCATTTTGGCTGGTGCTTTGAACGCTTCTGAATTGGAAATCTGGACTGATGTCAACGGAATGTTTACTGCCAATCCAAAAATTGTAAAACAAGCCCAACCCATTGCCACTATTTCGTATCAGGAGGCAATGGAGTTGTCGCATTTTGGCGCCAAAGTATTGTATCCACCAACCATTCAACCTGTTTTCAAGAAAAATATCCCCATTTGGATTAAAAATACTTTTGAACCAGAAGCTATCGGAACTTTTATTTCTAACGAAGATAATTCGCATACCAGTCCAGTAAAAGGAATCAGTCATATCGATAATATCACTTTAATCACTTTAGAAGGCTCAGGAATGGTTGGGGTTGCCGGAGTTTCGAAACGATTGTTCGAAGTTTTATCCAACGAAAATATCAACATTATTTTTATTACCCAAGCTTCTTCTGAACATTCTATTTGTATTGGAATCTTGAATTCAGATGCCAACAACGCGGAATTTTCTATTAATAAAGCCTTCCAACAAGAAATTTCTCAAAACAAAATCGATCCTTGTATCGTCGAAAAAGACCTTTGCATTATCGCTTTGGTAGGCGAAAATATGAAAAATCACCAAGGTTTGAGTGGTCGAATGTTCAGTACTTTGGGTAAAAATAATGTCAACATCCGAGCCATAGCTCAAGGAGCTTCCGAAAGAAATATTTCAGTTGTCATCAACGAAAGAGACGTAAAAAAAGCATTAAATACGCTGCACGAAAACTTCTTCGAGGAAAACACCAAACAGTTGAACTTGTTCGTGATGGGCGTTGGAAACGTGGGCGAAAAATTTATCGAACAAATTAATCAACAAAAGAAATTCTTGAAAGAAAATCTAAAAATAAACCTAAGAGTTATTGCGGTTTCGAATTCCAGAAAAATGTATTTCGACGAAGATGGAATGCCGCTGAAAGACTGGCAATCGCTATTATCAAATGGTGAAACTTCCGATAAAGAAGCCTTTATTTCTAAAGTGAAATCCCTTAATTTACGCAATAGTATTTTTGTCGATATTACTGCAAATGAAGCTGTTTCGCAAACCTATAATCAATATTTAAAACATAATATCGCCGTGGTAACTTGCAACAAAATTGCGTGTTCATCAGCTTATGATAATTATAAAAAATTAAAAAATCTGTCTCGTCAATACAATGCTCCTTTCTTATTTGAAACCAATGTAGGCGCAGGATTACCAATCATTGACACCTTGAAACACTTAATCGCTTCAGGTGATAAAGTGAACAAAATCCAAGCGGTTTTATCCGGAAGTTTAAACTTTATTTTCAACAATTTCGACGAAAATAATTCCTTCCACGATGTGGTAAAAGAAGCCGGAGTTCAAGGATTTACCGAACCTGACCCAAAAATTGACTTGAGTGGTGTGGATGTAGCCCGAAAAATTCTGATACTTATTCGCGAAAGTGGCTATCAAATGGAAATTGAAGACATTCAAAACAATTCTTTTCTTCCAGCAGAATGTATGGCGACAACCAACAACGAGGATTTTTTCAAATCATTAGTGAAACACGCTTCGCATTTCGAAAACCTTTTGGCTGAAGCCAAAGCCAAAGACAGCAGATTGAAATTTGTTGCCACTTTCGAAAACGGAAAGGCAAGAGTTGGATTGGAATTCATCCCGAAAGAAAGTCCGTTCTATAATTTGGAAGGAAAAGACAATATTGTACAATTTTACACAGACCGTTATATCGACCAACCTTTATTAATCAAAGGGGCCGGTGCAGGTGCTGCGGTGACGGCGTCAGGAATTTTTGCCGACGTAATCCGAATTGGAAATATTTAA